CCTGTGCCCGGAATGAACGATTTTTAGTTTTCGCCTGGGAAGATGAGAGGGAAGAGGATGTTTCCATCTACGGGCAGGTGTTTCTCAATAATGGGCAAAGGGTGGGCAATAATTTCCGGGTAAACGATGACAATACCGAAGAGGACCAGTATTCCCCAACCCTGGATATTGCTCCCAATGGCGATATTATCTTTGTCTGGTGTGATGGTCGAAGAGGGAGAGGGGATTTAGATATCTATGCCCAGAGATTTGATTCCACCTTAAGAAGAATCGGTGGCAATGTTTTAATCTCTAATGACGATTTATTTCCGGGCCATAACCAGTGGTTGATTGGGCAGGGAATAAAAATCTATAAGGATAAAATTGGATTCTCTTGGATTGATAACCGGAGGCATAAGGGATGGGATATTTATGGGAAGTTGGTCAACCTTAACTTCCTTTTCCTAAAGGAGATGGCTAAGGAGAGGATAAGAAAATTTTCTCCCTTCCTTTTTGGTGAAGAAGGAGGGGTATTATACGATGTGAAGGGGGCGCAGGTTAAAGAAGCAAAAAGGAAGGGGGTTTATATCTTAAAAGAGAGGAAGGGAGATAGATTTTTCTATAAAAAATTTATTAAGTTTTAAGGAGTGAAATATGAGGATAATGGGCGAACCGTTTAGGATGAAAAATTTAACTAAATTCTCTTTCCTTCTTCTCTTCTCTCTCACTTTTGCTGCCCTACCCAAGGGGGGGTATCTTGTCTCCTCCGGTATTTTGCCCGGGAGTGGTCAACTTCTCTTGAAAGAGAAGGTGCGGGGTGAGATCTTTCTCTTAGCGGATGGCATCCTCTGGCTTTCTTTAATCTCCACCCGGAGTTTCGGGAATTTCCTCAACCGCGATGCGATTCTCTTTTCCGTGGAGCACGCCGGAGCGAATGGTAATAAAGGGGATGAAGATTACTATAAATACCTTGAAGAGTATAACTCATCGGAAGATTTCAACGGCTTAATTTTGAGGGAGGCGCGCCATCGTTATCCGGATGATCCGGCAAAGCAGAAGGAGTATTTAGAAAAATACGGTTATTTTGGTGAAGATAGTTGGTGCTGGGAATCGGATTCCGCCCGGGTTCGCTACTGGCGTTTCCGCCGACGGGCTCGGAACTATTACTTGAAAGCGAAATTTTTCTTCGCCGGTAATCTGCTCCTCCGGGTCTTATCCGTTTTTGATTGCAGTTATCTCCTGGAAAGGAGGGAGCGTCTTTCTTACCAATTCCAAATTTTTCCGAAGGCATCCTTCGGTTTTAATTACCATTTTTAGATGAAGACCTTAGAGACGGACTTTTTGGTAATCGGTAGCGGATTGGCTGGTCTCTGGTTCACCTATAAGGTGAAGGATTTCGGTAAGGTGATTTTAGTAACGAAGAAGGATTCGGCGGAATCTAATACCAATTACGCCCAAGGGGGAATCGCCGCGGCTTTGGGTGAGGATGACAGCCCGGAGATTCATTTTCAGGATACGATGAAGGCAGGGGAAGGTCTGGCAAAGGAAGAGATTGTGCGGATGGTGGTAGAGACCGGTCCGGAGTTGGTGAAGGAACTCTTCTCCTTGGGGGTTGATTTCTCAACTTATTATAACTCTTATGGTAAGTTGCGCTTTGACTTAGGAAGAGAGGGGGGGCACAGCCGAAGGAGGATTGTCCACGCCCGAGACTATACCGGAATGGCGATTGAGGAGACCTTGCTTTCCCTCCTTAAAGAGAAGAAGGGGATTGAAATCCGACCCCGGCATTTTGTCTTGGATTTAATCGTGGAAGAAGGAGAATGCTTTGGTGCCTTAGTCTACGACCGAGAAGAGAAAGAGGTGATAGAAATCATTTCTGAAATTACCCTCTTGGCGACTGGGGGAATTGGTCAGGTCTATCTCCATACCACCAATCCCCCAATCGCTACGGGTGATGGGATTGCGATGGGATTCTTAAAGGGGGTGCCGGTCTCCAATATGGAGTTTATCCAGTTCCATCCCACATCCCTTTTCGGTCATAAGATTGACGGTCGGGCATTTCTGATTAGCGAGGCGGTGCGGGGTGAAGGTGGGGTATTGCGGAACTGGAAAGGGGAAGCCTTTATGAAGAGATACAGCGAAGCCGGAGATCTGGCACCAAGGGATGTTGTTGCCCGGGCGGTTTATAACGAGATGAAGATAGAGAATAAGGAATATCTCTTTTTGGACCTCACCCATCTGGACCCATTCCGGATAAAGGAGCGCTTCCCTAATATCTATAATACCTGCCGCCAATTTGGGATTGATATCACTAAGGAGAAGATTCCAATTGTCCCGGCCGCCCATTACCTCTGCGGTGGTCTCTTAATTGATAAGGATGGGAAGACCAATATCAAAAGGCTCTTTGCCGCTGGGGAGTGTAGTTATTCCGGAATGCATGGGGCAAACCGTTTGGCATCAAACTCTCTCTTATCAACCTTAGTCTTCGCCGACCGGGCGGCAAAGAAGGTTAAGGAAGATAAAGGAGTGAGAAGCGCCCCACCAAAGAGAAAGGAAAACCTCTCCTTTACTTCTCCCTTAGGAAGGGAAGAGGTGAATCGGCTCACTGGGCAATTGAAGAGGATGATGTGGGAGAATGTGGGGATTGTGCGACGGGATAAGGAACTATTAGCGAACGAAAAATTTCTTCAGGAGTTGTGGGAGAGGGTATTTTCCCCGGCGGAGTCAGGAATACCGGTTGA
This sequence is a window from candidate division WOR-3 bacterium. Protein-coding genes within it:
- the nadB gene encoding L-aspartate oxidase, which codes for MKTLETDFLVIGSGLAGLWFTYKVKDFGKVILVTKKDSAESNTNYAQGGIAAALGEDDSPEIHFQDTMKAGEGLAKEEIVRMVVETGPELVKELFSLGVDFSTYYNSYGKLRFDLGREGGHSRRRIVHARDYTGMAIEETLLSLLKEKKGIEIRPRHFVLDLIVEEGECFGALVYDREEKEVIEIISEITLLATGGIGQVYLHTTNPPIATGDGIAMGFLKGVPVSNMEFIQFHPTSLFGHKIDGRAFLISEAVRGEGGVLRNWKGEAFMKRYSEAGDLAPRDVVARAVYNEMKIENKEYLFLDLTHLDPFRIKERFPNIYNTCRQFGIDITKEKIPIVPAAHYLCGGLLIDKDGKTNIKRLFAAGECSYSGMHGANRLASNSLLSTLVFADRAAKKVKEDKGVRSAPPKRKENLSFTSPLGREEVNRLTGQLKRMMWENVGIVRRDKELLANEKFLQELWERVFSPAESGIPVDPEFLELRNLTLIGLLITKSAISRKESRGLHYNLDHPERDDSNYLKDTILTREILT